One Malaclemys terrapin pileata isolate rMalTer1 chromosome 7, rMalTer1.hap1, whole genome shotgun sequence genomic region harbors:
- the DCLRE1A gene encoding DNA cross-link repair 1A protein, with product MCCYFAMSENDGLEEDIWEYKSIRKPKSVYQNNNSVNISTSVQKANDGKCKSKGSGGRNNKKTFENKDQSKKTEQGPRQKCIQPLINPDQNLNLSKDDHTVQSQESETTPTKRSKTCNKKQTTPNARPVYDGYCPSCQMPFSLLLAQTPRWHVTECLDTQGSTEKECPDGLLCTSTIPSHYKRYTHFILATSRAGDYFVSSSTYSPERKFTGSDATNSSCFSGLVDGTSQHEKLTRNVRNASNEDHTLVIQSSTQAKSPNVTNVNTLSSTNILKPQQTLLLTQSADDNGQLDSLDFPFSQGSEASGDLDSQNDSNQLKLLLPEADFSDCEISYSPLNTDEENEEETEEEEEEEEKKVKKRLFHTQNSEDESTKNEESSCMLFTKLDCSPLQQVHRYGCLKLGGFIIQNESCEELNGLSSLDGFVKPVSQEHMNNMFSNSGSAANQLKHPQGALTAQSSLSLNYEITKKEFDWPTFSASVSNTGNLELKDFNACHLDYANLAVGDPSLSLKVKEEGGRSFLSKQSEVSKEPSNFLINRNKMTTNTSGTTLYQKSSQPVIEEEGSLPNTAAVPLPSTISQMLPSVSVANVKAKSISAKELKQMDIGVFFGLKPKAKEENKGKKHFGEGTQASSPITPNGKRPRQQKRKAEGSVGDIDAVTESSNKNGVCVDTISGVKRSWRKRFRESSSTEEGTKNKKCPFYKKIPGTGFTVDAFQYGEIEGCVAYFLTHFHSDHYTGLTKKFTFPIYCNKITGNLVKSKLRVQEQYVHTLPMDTECIVNGIKVVLLDANHCPGATMILFCLPNGTVMLHTGDFRADPSMEQCPLLISRKIHTLYLDTTYCSPEYTFPSQQEVIQFAINTAFETVTLNPRTLVVCGTYSIGKEKVFLAIAQVLGSKVSMSQDKYKTLQCLESAAVNSLITMDWNNTLLHLLPMMQINFKGLQNHLNKFSEKFDQVLAFRPTGWTYSDSCHALADIKPQTRGKITIYGIPYSEHSSYLEMKRFVQWLKPQKIIPTVNVGDWRARNMMEKHFRDWKMEPTQQREECTFQRTCAGGGIELPRTFI from the exons ATGTGTTGCTATTTTGCCATGTCTGAAAATGATGGGTTGGAAGAAGATATTTGGGAGTACAAATCCATTCGGAAACCAAAGTCAGTATATCAAAATAATAATTCAGTGAACATCTCTACATCTGTGCAGAAAGCAAATGATGGGAAGTGCAAATCAAAAGGAAGTGGAGGtaggaataataaaaaaacatttgaaaacaagGACCAGTCTAAGAAAACTGAACAGGGACCAAGACAGAAATGTATTCAACCACTTATAAACCCTGACCAGAACTTAAATCTATCTAAAGATGACCATACTGTGCAGTCCCAGGAAAGTGAAACTACGCCAACAAAGCGAAGCAAGACttgtaacaaaaaacaaaccacaccaaATGCAAGGCCAGTTTATGATGGATACTGCCCAAGCTGCCAGATGCCTTTCTCTTTACTGTTAGCCCAGACACCTCGGTGGCATGTTACTGAATGTTTGGACACTCAAGGATCCACAGAAAAAG AGTGTCCTGATGGTCTACTGTGCACTTCCACCATTCCATCGCACTACAAACGCTATACCCATTTCATACTTGCTACAAGCAGAGCAGGGGATTATTTTGTCAGCTCTTCAACATATAGCCCAGAGAGAAAGTTCACAGGCTCTGATGCTACTAACTCAAGCTGTTTCTCAGGCCTTGTGGATGGAACCTCACAGCATGAGAAACTGACCAGGAATGTAAGAAATGCCTCAAATGAGGATCATACATTGGTGATACAGAGTTCAACACAAGCAAAATCTCCAAATGTAACCAATGTAAATACTCTGTCTTCCACAAACATTCTAAAGCCCCAACAGACTCTTCTACTTACACAGTCTGCAGATGATAATGGCCAGCTTGACTCTTTGGATTTTCCATTTTCTCAAGGAAGCGAAGCTAGTGGAGATCTGGATAGTCAGAATGATTCTAATCAGTTAAAGCTGCTACTTCCAGAAGCTGACTTCAGTGACTGCGAAATTTCCTACTCTCCACTTAATACTGATGAGGAAAATGAAGAggaaacagaggaggaggaggaggaggaggagaagaaagtaAAAAAGAGATTATTTCACACCCAGAACTCTGAAGATGAGAGCACCAAAAATGAGGAATCTAGCTGTATGTTGTTTACTAAATTGGATTGTTCTCCACTTCAGCAAGTACACAGGTATGGCTGCCTTAAGCTAGGTGGTTTCATAATACAAAATGAATCTTGTGAAGAATTGAATGGACTGAGTAGTTTAGATGGTTTTGTTAAGCCTGTTTCTCAGGAGCACATGAACAACATGTTCTCTAATTCAGGAAGTGCTGCTAATCAGTTAAAACACCCACAAGGGGCACTGACTGCACAATCCTCTCTTTCCCTTAATTATGAGATAACTAAGAAGGAATTTGATTGGCCAACATTCAGTGCCTCTGTTTCTAATACAGGTAATTTGGAGCTGAAAGATTTTAATGCTTGCCATTTGGATTATGCAAACTTGGCTGTGGGTGATCCATCATTGTCCTTGAAAGTCAAAGAAGAAGGTGGTAGATCTTTTCTGTCAAAGCAAAGTGAAGTTTCGAAGGAACCTAGTAACTTCCTAATCAATAGAAATAAAATGACTACTAACACAAGTGGAACTACATTATACCAGAAGAGTTCACAGCCAGTAATAGAGGAAGAAGGAAGTCTTCCCAATACAGCGGCTGTACCCCTTCCCAGTACGATCTCTCAAATGCTGCCATCTGTTTCTGTTGCAAATGTGAAAGCCAAATCTATTTCAGCCAAAGAACTGAAACAAATGGACATTGGTGTTTTCTTTGGGTTAAAACCCAAAGCAAaagaagagaacaaaggaaagaAACATTTTGGTGAGGGAACACAAGCCTCAAGTCCTATAACTCCCAATGGAAAGAGGCCCAGACAACAAAAGAGAAAAGCTGAAGGATCTGTGGGGGACATAGATGCGGTCACAGAAAGCTCAAATAAAAATGGAGTCTGTGTAGATACAATATCTGGTGTGAAGCGAAGCTGGAGAAAAAGATTTAGAGAATCATCTTCTACCGAAgaaggaacaaaaaacaaaaagtgtcCCTTTTATAAGAAGATACCAG GAACTGGTTTTACAGTTGATGCATTTCAGTATGGAGAAATCGAAGGCTGCGTAGCCTATTTCCTCACTCATTTCCATTCTGATCATTATACTGGCCTaacaaaaaaatttacatttccaATCTATTGTAATAAG ATAACTGGCAACTTGGTGAAGAGTAAACTTCGAGTGCAAGAACAGTATGTCCATACATTGCCAATGGATACAGAGTGTATAGTGAATGGAATCAAAGTGGTCCTGCTTGATGCCAATCA ttgTCCAGGTGCCACAATGATCCTTTTTTGCCTTCCCAATGGAACTGTCATGCTACACACTGGGGACTTCAGGGCAGATCCTTCTATGGAGCAATGTCCTCTTCTGATCAGTCGAAAGATTCACACCCTGTACTTGGATACTAC ATACTGCAGTCCTGAATATACTTTTCCTTCTCAACAAGAGGTTATCCAGTTTGCTATCAACACTGCCTTTGAGACAGTAACTCTAAACCCACGTACATTGGTCGTCTGTGGAACCTATTCCATTGGAAAAGAAAAGGTCTTTCTAG CAATTGCTCAAGTTCTGGGCTCTAAAGTGAGCATGTCCCAAGATAAATACAAAACACTGCAGTGCTTAGAGTCTGCAGCTGTTAATTCCCTCATCACCATGGACTGGAACAATACTTTGCTTCACCTTCTTCCCATGATGCAAATTAATTTTAAG GGCTTGCAGAACCACTTAAACAAGTTCTCAGAGAAGTTTGACCAAGTTCTGGCTTTCAGGCCCACTGGATGGACGTACTCCGATTCATGTCACGCTCTGGCAGATATCAAACCTCAGACCAGGGGAAAGATCACCATATATG GGATTCCTTACAGTGAACACAGCAGTTACCTAGAAATGAAACGATTTGTCCAGTGGCTCAAGCCACAGAAAATCATCCCCACTGTAAATGTCGGTGACTGGAGAGCCAGAAACATGATGGAGAAGCATTTTAGAGACTGGAAGATGGAGCCTACTCAGCAGAGGGAAGAATGTACGTTCCAAAGGACATGTGCCGGGGGAGGGATTGAACTACCCAGGACTTTTATCTAG